From a single Papilio machaon chromosome 19, ilPapMach1.1, whole genome shotgun sequence genomic region:
- the LOC106709526 gene encoding uncharacterized protein LOC106709526 → MCSKFKILIIFSFITLCRASYREQYRVPHEFSQNWETYIFKDKEYLIQNLPVNWENAKILCQGHHNGNLATLDTKEKADFLAEALSESQLDVDAVWVGARRGSSEDPEGYRWSRGSELRRTAADILKNEKDENAVRHYPLWLNRTHVPVPEGGADCVALERVQHDKPVFLDLSCQLERPFVCERVAKQDVAVQELRTVRCRTGLYHVYDGRLNWHQAAAFCVVKKMSLANIGSMRCLRKLGLSMLKARPSIESAWVGAKGNLGHWTWIDSGLSIFQMTTYTDMMSDIWPPMRDRSTIKQSGCLQLDRHTTNDPVFLEARCERRMQFICYKSVPGMRRPIPIPSDDNYYYVLVRQLYYWQHAYENCLKLNGTLASIDSNEILVQLLLVMGENKDEPVEHIWISGRLNMTKDPNSDLVTYAWQNPITGKRIPDSKSEGEALFASFMLPWLDEEFSMDNPCLNLDRQDHLNGLVYGMSCDTPQYSICMIEKNPPKTGSKENMIEGNYST, encoded by the exons ATgtgttccaaatttaaaatattaattattttttctttcataacaTTGTGTCGTGCCAGTTACAGGGAACAGTACAGAG ttCCGCACGAATTCTCTCAGAATTGGGAGACTTATATCTTCAAAGACAAGGAGTATCTCATTCAGAACTTACCTGTCAATTGGGAGAACGCCAAGATATTGTGCCA aGGACACCATAATGGAAATTTGGCTACACTGGACACAAAGGAAAAAGCCGATTTCCTTGCAGAGGCGTTATCGGAATCCCAATTAG ATGTAGACGCAGTGTGGGTGGGCGCACGGCGGGGGTCAAGCGAGGATCCGGAGGGCTACCGCTGGAGCCGCGGCTCTGAGCTGCGCCGCACCGCCGCCGACATACTTAAGAACGAAAAGGACGAAAATGCCGTTAGGCACTACCCTTTG TGGCTGAACCGCACGCACGTGCCTGTGCCGGAGGGCGGCGCTGACTGCGTGGCTTTAGAGCGCGTGCAACACGACAAACCCGTCTTCCTAGACCTCTCCTGTCAGCTGGAGCGACCCTTTGTCTGCGAGAGAG TCGCGAAGCAGGACGTGGCGGTGCAGGAGCTGCGCACGGTGCGCTGCCGCACAGGTCTCTACCACGTGTACGACGGCCGGCTCAACTGGCACCAGGCAGCCGCCTTCTGCGTCGTAAAGAAGATGTC GTTAGCAAACATCGGTTCAATGCGGTGCTTAAGGAAATTAGGACTGAGCATGTTGAAGGCTAGACcga GTATCGAGAGCGCATGGGTGGGCGCGAAGGGTAACCTGGGTCATTGGACGTGGATCGACTCCGGTCTTAGCATCTTCCAGATGACCACCTACACTGACATGATGTCCGACATCTGGCCGCCCATGAG AGATAGGTCTACGATAAAGCAGAGTGGTTGTCTGCAGCTGGACCGGCACACGACCAACGATCCAGTGTTCCTAGAGGCGCGCTGCGAGCGGAGGATGCAGTTCATTTGCTACAAAA GCGTACCCGGTATGCGACGCCCGATACCAATCCCTAGCGATGACAACTATTATTACGTATTGGTGCGTCAGCTGTACTACTGGCAGCACGCCTACGAGAACTGTCTCAAGCTGAACGGAACGCTCGCCAGTATTGACAGCAACGAAATTCTGGTGCAGTTACTCCTCGTCATGGGGGAAAACAAGGATGAAC ccGTTGAACACATTTGGATCTCCGGCCGTCTGAACATGACAAAGGACCCCAATTCGGACCTGGTGACGTACGCCTGGCAGAACCCCATCACCGGCAAGAGGATCCCAGACTCCAAGAGCGAAGGGGAAGCCTTGTTCGCGTCTTTC ATGCTACCATGGCTGGACGAGGAGTTCTCCATGGACAACCCATGCCTGAACCTGGACCGTCAGGACCATCTCAACGGTTTGGTCTATGGCATGTCCTGTGATACTCCGCAATACTCCATATGCATGATTG aAAAAAACCCTCCAAAGACTGGATCCAAAGAGAACATGATAGAGGGGAATTATTCTACCTAA